Sequence from the Streptomyces sp. NBC_00358 genome:
GTCTCCGGGAACCCGAAATCTCCAGTGTGTCGGCGACCGGTCCTCCGGGCGACGGTCCAGGATCGGTCGGCGGCCGGGGGGACTGTGGTGCTTTCGGTTCGTCGACGGCTGGCTACGATGTCCAGGTGGCTGGGGGTGGGACCTTGTACGCGGTGACGTCCCGAACGAAGCGGCGGTTCGTGGGCGCGGCCGGTGTCCTGTTGCTCGGCATCGCGGTGTTCGCCGGTGTGGAGGCGGTCCGCGCACTCTCCTTGGAGGCGGACTTCGCCCGAGCCCATGTGTGCCCGACGTCGGCACCCGACTCCCCGGACTGCGCACGAGTGACCGTCGCGACCGTCGCGCGGACCGTCGACATCGGCGGCCGGACCCCGGCCCACGCCCTGACCTTCGCGCCGGGTGCAGGCACCGCACGGGTGGAACTCGGCAAGGACAGCAGGCTTCTGGAGGAAGCCCATCAAGGGGAGACGGTCGACCTGGTGTGGTGGCGCGGATCGGTGGTCGAGATCGAGGCCGCCGGTCTCGGCGCGCCGACGGAGAACACCCCGGCCATGGACTCCGCCCAGAATCTCGGCTTCGCGCTCGGTGCCCTCGCCGGTGCGGTGTGGTGCCTCATGGGTGCCTTCCTCGGCGCTGATCAGCGCTTGTCACCGCGCGGCAGCGTGGCACGACTCGGTGCCTCACTCGGTGGGGGAGTGCTGCTTGTCTCCAGTTACGTCCTGCTCAACGCCCCGGTGTCATCGGCCGCTGTCATGGAAGGGGCCGGAGCTGTTCTCGCGTTGGTGGGCCTGCTGTGCGTCCGGGCGGCGAGATCGACGGAGCGGCGCGTTCGCCGTCAGTCCTGACTGCGAGGTCGCTCGGGAATCCCGAGAGGCGGTCCGACGAGATCCGGCGGTACGATGTCAACCACCCTTGTTTCACGGTTAGTTGAGGATGTGTGTCATGCGGCTCCTTCTCACGTCCGCCGGCATCAGCAACCCGACCATCCAGGATGCGCTGGTCGACCTTCTGGGAAGACCGATCGCCGAGTCCAACGCCCTCTGCATCCCCACCGCGGGTTACGGCAGCTCCTACGGACCGGTCGGGCCGTGGCGTTTCATCCGATGGGCCGATCTGGGGTGGAAGTCCGTGGGCGTGCTGGAGCTCACCGCGCTGCCCAGCATCGACCAGGAACGGTGGGTCCAGTGGGTCCGTGAAGCCGACGTCCTGCTCGTGAATGGCGGCGACGCCCTGTACCTGGGGCACTGGATGCGGGAGTCCGGGCTGGCCGACCTCCTGCCCTCCCTGCCCGAGATGGTCTACGTGGGATTCAGCGCGGGGAGCATGGTGTTGACCCCCCGCATCGGGCAGGACTTCGTCGACTGGACGTCACCCACCGGCGACGACCGTACGCTCGGGATGGTCGGGTTCTCGGTCTTCCCGCACCTGGATCACCCGGACCTGCCGGAGAACACCATGGCCGCCGCGGAGCGCTGGGCGGCCGAGATCGCCGGGCCGGCGTACGCGATCGACGACGACACCGCCATCAAGGTGACCGACGGCACCGTGGAAGTCGTCTCCGAGGGGCACTGGAAGCTGTTCACCCCTGCCTGACCGGCGGATGGTCAGCCCTCGTACAGGCCGCGGCCCTCGCCTGCCGCGGCGCGCACCAGGACGTCGGCCAGCTCCACCGGGGCGGAGAGCATCGGGTAGTGGCCGGTGGCCAGTTCGAAGAAGGTGACTCCGGGTTCGGCGAGCTTGGCGAAC
This genomic interval carries:
- a CDS encoding Type 1 glutamine amidotransferase-like domain-containing protein, whose product is MRLLLTSAGISNPTIQDALVDLLGRPIAESNALCIPTAGYGSSYGPVGPWRFIRWADLGWKSVGVLELTALPSIDQERWVQWVREADVLLVNGGDALYLGHWMRESGLADLLPSLPEMVYVGFSAGSMVLTPRIGQDFVDWTSPTGDDRTLGMVGFSVFPHLDHPDLPENTMAAAERWAAEIAGPAYAIDDDTAIKVTDGTVEVVSEGHWKLFTPA